The following are from one region of the Hyalangium gracile genome:
- a CDS encoding DUF4388 domain-containing protein: protein MSPPRFRIDGSSQLVPEERTSPPALAGRSGSYALMPTGPDLLVFSRVPAEGRSIPAPRVVLAGDAGGFPLSDLIAFLSQSRWSGVIRVRTPGGERSITLREGEVRGASSDDPADRLGEVLIRLGYVDRAKLDEVLREQSPSKVGRALVEKGYLQAHDLFKCVTHQVSEIFHAIVLCREGSFFLIDQPVDDKAAHNIQLTTQSLLMDSIRKIDEMAHFRKRIPHGRLYVGQKRPSDGKLEADEDRVLAMLDGRRTLLELGHAAKLSEFDITKVVFRLLEGGYALLSEKPLVPVAPPSEKVSAPASSRPAATAKQSRVDHREVARVFNRIFREIHDEVARQIVDSEFIASANAALSGQALTSSPVLEGLSLAPDGTIDEQQLIGAFERHRTRLGSEPIASFKQALSDVMFFLLFQAGELLESRADEDLARRVKELLATLETP, encoded by the coding sequence ATGAGTCCTCCCCGCTTCCGCATCGACGGGTCCTCGCAGCTCGTCCCCGAGGAGCGCACCAGTCCGCCAGCCCTGGCGGGCCGCTCGGGTTCGTACGCCCTGATGCCCACGGGGCCGGACCTGCTGGTCTTCTCGCGCGTGCCCGCCGAGGGCCGCTCCATCCCCGCGCCCCGCGTGGTGCTCGCCGGAGACGCCGGCGGCTTCCCGCTCTCGGACCTGATCGCCTTCCTCAGCCAGTCGCGCTGGAGCGGCGTCATCCGCGTGCGCACGCCCGGCGGCGAGCGCTCCATCACCCTGCGCGAGGGCGAGGTGCGCGGCGCCAGCTCCGACGATCCGGCGGACCGGCTGGGCGAGGTGCTCATCCGCCTGGGCTACGTGGATCGGGCGAAGCTCGACGAGGTGCTGCGCGAGCAGTCTCCCTCCAAGGTGGGCCGCGCCCTGGTGGAGAAGGGCTACCTGCAGGCGCACGATCTCTTCAAGTGCGTCACCCACCAGGTGAGCGAGATCTTCCACGCCATCGTGCTGTGCCGCGAGGGCTCGTTCTTCCTCATCGATCAGCCGGTGGACGACAAGGCCGCCCACAACATCCAGCTGACCACTCAGAGCCTGCTGATGGACAGCATCCGGAAGATCGACGAGATGGCGCACTTCCGGAAGCGCATCCCCCACGGGCGGCTCTACGTGGGCCAGAAGCGTCCCTCCGACGGCAAGCTGGAGGCGGACGAGGACCGGGTGCTGGCCATGCTGGACGGCCGGCGCACGCTGCTGGAGCTGGGCCACGCCGCCAAGCTGTCCGAGTTCGACATCACCAAGGTCGTCTTCCGCCTGCTCGAGGGCGGCTACGCGCTGCTCTCCGAGAAGCCGCTGGTGCCGGTGGCCCCGCCCTCGGAGAAGGTCTCCGCGCCTGCCTCCTCGCGGCCGGCCGCCACCGCGAAGCAGAGCCGCGTCGACCACCGCGAGGTGGCGCGCGTCTTCAACCGCATCTTCCGGGAGATCCATGACGAGGTGGCCCGGCAGATCGTCGACAGCGAGTTCATCGCCTCGGCCAACGCGGCCCTCTCCGGACAGGCGCTGACGTCCTCGCCGGTGCTGGAGGGGCTGTCGCTCGCGCCCGATGGCACCATCGACGAGCAGCAGCTCATCGGCGCCTTCGAGCGCCACCGCACGCGCCTGGGCTCCGAGCCCATTGCCTCCTTCAAGCAGGCGCTCAGCGACGTGATGTTCTTCCTCCTCTTTCAGGCGGGAGAGCTGCTGGAGTCCCGCGCGGACGAGGATCTCGCCCGGCGCGTGAAGGAGCTGCTCGCCACCCTCGAGACGCCGTGA
- the truD gene encoding tRNA pseudouridine(13) synthase TruD encodes MTDLPRLTEDVPGCGGAFKLVPEDFEVEELPAYLPGGEGEHLYLWVEKRGRDTREVVKALSQALGFPEGEVGVAGMKDRHAVTRQLLSVPARAEARLADFSMEGVRVLWARRHGNKLRTGHLKGNRFRLRLRGVKDVGAARETLSRLAARGLPNYFGEQRFGRERDNADRGKLLLLGQRLPQRPDRFQRKLYLSAFQSRLFNRALAARLRAGTFDQALLGDVLRKEDTGGLFVCEAPEVDGPRVAAFEVSPAGPMFGPKMTPAAHGVAEAEAALLAEEGMTLSDFTRGGGETEGTRRPYRVRLGNLELTPEAEDLVLAFELPRGAYATEVLAELLKDG; translated from the coding sequence GTGACGGACCTGCCCCGGCTCACCGAGGACGTGCCCGGCTGCGGGGGCGCCTTCAAGCTCGTCCCCGAGGACTTCGAGGTGGAGGAGCTACCGGCGTACCTGCCTGGCGGGGAAGGGGAGCACCTCTACCTCTGGGTGGAGAAGCGCGGCCGGGACACTCGCGAGGTGGTGAAGGCGCTGTCCCAGGCGCTGGGCTTCCCCGAGGGCGAGGTGGGCGTGGCGGGCATGAAGGATCGGCACGCCGTCACCCGGCAGCTGCTCTCCGTGCCGGCCCGGGCCGAGGCACGGCTGGCCGACTTCTCCATGGAGGGCGTGCGCGTGCTCTGGGCGCGCCGGCATGGCAACAAGCTGCGGACCGGCCACCTCAAGGGCAACCGCTTCCGGCTGCGCCTGCGAGGCGTGAAGGACGTGGGCGCCGCCCGCGAGACGCTCTCCCGGCTGGCGGCGCGAGGCCTGCCCAACTACTTCGGAGAGCAGCGCTTCGGGCGTGAGCGGGACAACGCGGACCGCGGCAAGCTGCTCCTGCTGGGCCAGCGACTGCCGCAGCGGCCAGATCGCTTCCAGCGCAAGCTGTACCTGTCCGCCTTCCAGTCGCGCCTCTTCAACCGGGCGCTGGCCGCGCGCCTCCGGGCGGGCACCTTCGATCAGGCGCTCCTGGGGGACGTGCTGCGCAAGGAGGACACCGGCGGCCTCTTCGTCTGCGAGGCGCCCGAGGTGGACGGCCCGCGCGTGGCCGCCTTCGAGGTGAGCCCGGCCGGGCCCATGTTCGGCCCGAAGATGACGCCCGCGGCCCACGGCGTGGCGGAGGCCGAGGCGGCGCTGCTCGCCGAGGAGGGCATGACGCTCTCGGACTTCACGCGGGGCGGTGGAGAGACCGAAGGCACCCGCAGGCCCTACCGGGTGCGGCTCGGAAACCTCGAGCTCACTCCCGAGGCAGAGGACCTGGTGCTGGCCTTCGAGCTGCCGCGCGGGGCCTACGCCACCGAAGTCCTCGCCGAGCTGCTCAAGGACGGGTGA